AAAGTGGAACTACTGAGCTATACGCCTAGAGGGGAAGAGCTGGTGGCTTCGGCCGCCAAGCTCTGCTACTCTCCATCGGGGATAGCCGACATACTGGAAAAGCAGAGCAGAGGAGATGTGGAGAACTTCATAGACAAGTTGCTGGAGCTTGGGCACGAGTCTCCCCTGGAGCATATAAGCTACACTTTCGGGATAGAGGGCGTCAGCAGGTCATTAACCCACCAGCTTGTGAGGCACAGAATAGCTTCATACTCTCAGCAGTCGCAGCGCTATGTAAAGCTTGAGCAGTTTGAATATATAATGCCTCCAAGCGTGGAGAAGAACCAAGAGGCCAAGGCGAAGTTTATAGAGGCTATGGAGATGTCTCAAAAGAGCTACGACGAGATATTTGAAGCGCTCTACAGCGAGAGCAGAAGAGAGC
This is a stretch of genomic DNA from Andreesenia angusta. It encodes these proteins:
- the thyX gene encoding FAD-dependent thymidylate synthase; the encoded protein is MKKLKVELLSYTPRGEELVASAAKLCYSPSGIADILEKQSRGDVENFIDKLLELGHESPLEHISYTFGIEGVSRSLTHQLVRHRIASYSQQSQRYVKLEQFEYIMPPSVEKNQEAKAKFIEAMEMSQKSYDEIFEALYSESRRELVESGMDEAEAGRAAEKKSIEDARYVFPNACETKVVATMNARSLLNFFKHRCCNRAQWEIKELAIQMLVLVLEVSPEIFKNAGPGCANGPCPEGRMTCGKISEVREYFKNLKGEIRNG